The Deltaproteobacteria bacterium GWA2_45_12 genome segment ACCGCGATGACTGGAGCCAGCAAAAAAATAGGGATGTTTTCGGGCATTGTTGCGATTTGCATGGGCATCAATATCGCCTGGAGGTGACGATTAAGGGGGGGATTGACCCGGAAACGGGAATGCTCATGAATGGATATGCCTTGGAAAATTTGGTGAAGCAAAATATTTTAACCCAGTTGGACCATAAATTTTTAAATGACCATCCCTTTTTTAAAGATCGTCTAACGACTGTTGAATGGATTTCCGTTTGGGTTTTTGATGAAATCAAAAAAAAACTCCCGTCCCCCTGCGTGTTACAAAAAGTGAAATTGTGGGAAACTCCCGATTTGTATGCGGAGTATGAAAATTAAAAACATCATCTTCGACTGGTCAGGGACACTTTGTGATGATGTGAAATCATCCTATCTTGCCACCAAGCACACCATTCGCCATTTTGGCGGCCCGCATCTTACTTTCAGGCAATACCGGGAACAATTCGATCTTCCTGTCTGGAAATTTTACAAAAAACATTGTCCCACAACCCATGTCAATGAAATTGATAAATATTATTTCAACTATTTTGCCCGTATCGTAGGGGCGCCGCTTGCTGCGCCCCGCTATGGGGTGACACGCGAAAGGGCGCAGCAAGCAAGGGCGCAGCAAGCGGCGCCCCTACTATTCAAACAAATTCCGCAAATTCTAAAAACAGCGCAGGCCATGGGCCTGAAGCTTTTTATTTATTCCACCGTACGCCAGGATTTGCTTGAAAAATGGTGCCACAGACACCACATCAAAAATTTCTTTGAAGTCATTGGCGGGAGTGTGCGCGACAAAGAGCGGGGGCTAAAATCGTTTTGCCGAAGGTACGGACTCAAAGCGAAGGAGACGCTTTTCATTGGTGACATGGAGCATGATGTTCGTGCCGCCAAGAAAGCGGGTGTTTTAAGCGGAGCCATGCTGTGCGGGTATCATGCAGAAAAGAGGCTCCTCGATTTGGCCCCTGATTTTGTCTGGAATGATCTCCAAGGGTTGATGAAATTTGTTTGTACGTTGATGGATGGGTCCTTCGACTCCGCTCAGGGACCACAGAGATTTCCGGTGGCTGAGCGGAGTCGAAGCCAACCAATCTTCCCCATCCCCACCGTGGGTGCCCTTATTTTCAATAAGGAAGATATTCTGCTGATTCAAACACACAAATGGTCGCACACCTTTGGAATTCCCGGAGGAAAAATCAAACAGGGTGAGACGATGAATCAGGCACTCAAACGTGAAATTTTGGAGGAAACGGGTTTGCGCATCAAAGAAATACGCTTTGCTATGGTCCATGACAGTATTGATTCGCAGGAATTTTACAAGAAAGGGAAACATTTTTTACTTCTCAATTTTTATGCAATCAGCCAGAGTCGGCATGTTGTTTTAAATGACGAGGCCCAGGCGTTTGTTTGGGTGAGTTTAGGCCAGGCCTTAAAATTGCGATTGAATCATCCCACTCGCGTGTTAATACAACATTATCTTAAATCTTAAGAAGGAGAAAAACATGCAGAAATCAAGTATTGGTAAATGGGTTCTCATATTTTTTGGGGCTTTGGTTGCTTTTGGTTTTTTGATGCCCTTTGTGATGATTGGAGCGGGGGAACGGGGAGTCGTATTGCGTTTTGGGGCTGTTGAAGACCGCATTCTTGGGGAAGGGATTCATTTCCGGATTCCGTTGGTCGAGTCAGTGGTGACGGTGGATGTTAAAACACAGAAAGTTGAAGTGGATGCCCCGTCTTTTTCCAAAGATATACAAAATGTTGCTACACGCATCGCCCTCAATTTTCATCCCGATCCCAAAATGGTCCAAAGACTTTGGCAGGAAATCGGTTCGGATTATGAGTCGCGCATTATTTCACCGGCCATTCAAGAATCGGTCAAGGCGGCCACGTCCCAGTTTACCGCGGCCGAGCTTGTGTCCGAGCGGCAAAAGGTAAAAGATGAGATCAAGCGTGTGCTGGTCGAACGTTTAGCCCCCCGTTACATTAGTGTGGATGATTTCTCGATTGTGAATTTTGATTTTTCGGATGCCTATGAACGTGCTGTCGAAGAAAAACAGGTGGCCCAGCAACAGGCCCTGAAAGCGGAAAATGATTTAAAGCGTATTCAGGTGGAAGCGGAACAACGCATGGCTCAAGCCAAAGCCGAAGCCGAGGCCATTCGCATCCAGACAGAAGCCTTGTCCAAAAATTCAACCCTGGTTAATTTGGAAGCCGTTAAAAAATGGAATGGCCAGTTACCCTATTACATGATGGGGAATACGATTCCGTTTATCAATGTGGGCGACACCAAATCATCGGGGCAGTAGGGATATTTATTTGTATGGTAGTAAGGGCAATTCATGAATTGCCCTTACGAATTCATGAATTTCACCGATTTTTACAAGCCCGGCACATGCCGCTATTCCTTTGAAGTTTTTCCTGTAAAAACAGAAGAGGGTGTTAAAAATCTCCTTCAGGTTTTAGGGGAACTTAAGGATTTTGATCCAGCCTATGTTTCAGTCACCTATGGGGCCCTTGGCTCCACGCGCGATCTGACGCGCGATTTGGCCCTGCGTATCCACCGGGGAACTAAAATCCCTACAGCTTTCCATTTTACTTGTGTTGGGTCCGGCCGGCAGGAAATAAAAAATTATGTCGAGAAACTCAAAAAAGAGGGACTCAATCTTGTTGTGGCCCTGCGTGGGGATCCTCCCAAGGGGGGCGCCTTTATCCCTCCTACCGATGGTTTTCGTTATGCCAATGAGCTTGTGACTTATCTTAAGTCGATTAATGGCTTTAGCATGGCTGTGGCAGGTTATCCGGAAGGGCATCCCGAGGCTGGCAGTAAAGAAGCCGACCTTGTAAATCTGAAAAGAAAAGTGGAGGCTGGGGCTGATGCTGTGATCACGCAAATGTTTTTTGACAATCGCGATTATTTTGATTTTGTGGAACGGGCACACAAGGTGGGCATTAGTGTCCCCATTATTCCCGGTATCATGCCCATTTTGAACCTGAAGCAAATTGAAAAAATCACCGGTCTTTGCGGAGCCAAAATCCCTTCCCAACTTCATCAAAGGCTTGTCCAATGCGGTGAAGATGTCGAGGCGACGCGAAATGTGGGGATTGAACACGCACTTAAACAATGCCATGAACTTAAAAAATCAGGGGTGCCCGGGATTCATTTTTATACACTGAATAAATCCCTATCCGTGGCTGGTATCATTGAAAACCTTTAAAGATTGTTGATTACCTCATCCACATGCCCTTCCACTTTCACCGGCGAAAATATTTTTTTGATCTTCCCCTCTGGCCCGATCACAAACGTGGATCGCACGATACCCATGAATTCACGGCCCATGAATTTTTTCATTTGATAGACACCATACGCATTGGTCACTTTTTTATCGGCATCCACCAAAAGGTCAAAACCCAGGCCATGTTTGTCGATGAATTTCTGGTGTGATTTTTCATCATCAAAACTGACGCCTAAAACAACCGTATTTTTCTTTTTGATGTTAGGAAGGTTGGTATTAAAATCACAGGCCTCGGTGGTGCAACCGGGGGTCATGTCTTTGGGATAAAAATAAAGGACGACGTTCTTGCCTTTTAAATCTTTGAGAGAGATGGTTTTTCCCTCTTGGTTTTTTAATGAGAAATCAGGTGCTTTGTCGTTTTCTTTTAACATAGGCTCTCCTTGTTTTATTGTTTGTTCCTACGGGGGATACCATAATTCTATGAATCTTGCCGGTCAATTTTTAAAACATTTTGGGGTGCAAAAAAAAGAGCCGGATTTTAGATTTTTGTCGGAAATCATGACTCCAAAATGGGGCCAAAAAATTTCGCTACCGTTTAAAAACAACACCGGTTTCATGGGATGAGTTTCAAAAGTATTGGAATGCGTCGTTTGATAGTGGGGGCGCTGCTTATCGCGCTCCTATGTTGATCGTGACAAAAATTGTGGATGGGGTGCATTATTATTTGCACAAGAATCATCTCAGGATTACGGGGCCCCAGGGTTTTATGCAGAGAAACCTGGACAGGCGTGAAAGGGCCGAAGTTTTCAAGAAGATGGGGGTCTCATCTCATTATTTATCTGTGGCCTTGACATCTTCAATATGAAGTTCGGCTTGGGTGAGATAGTCGTGCACTCTGATTTTATTTTTTTTCTTTCCTGGATTTTTTTCATCTATTTCTTCCGTTATGTCTAATCCCAGCGCCATCTTTGTTCTAAGTAATCCGGGAGTATGCTGGACTATTTTTGAATCAAATTTGATGGTTGCTTTGGGATAAGTTTGGGCTTCAACCTGAACTAGAGGGATGGATATCCAGGGAGTTCCATTATCTTTGCCGAGCATATTTATTTCATTGATGTATCCCTTGGGGAAGACAAGGCTTAAAAAAGATGCAGGGGCTTGTTGATCATCCTGGGTTATTTTAACTCTTCCTTTTTCAAACGATGCAGCATAATCCAGTTGGGTAAGGGCTAAATTTCCTCCTTCAAAAGTGAGGGTTTCAATTTTCCCTTCGTTTATGCCAAGCCGGTAAATGTGGGGTAAGCCTAATTTAAGGCGAGCCTTGATACGATTGCCTCCCATGGTGAGGTCCACTGTGGCGATGGCTTCCATGGCAAAATCTCCTTGCAGAGTTGCCTGGCCATTGACAAAGGATGATCGCGAAAAATTTCCCGTCCAATCCAGGCTGTTCAATTTGAGGTCGTTTATTTCCAGCCCGTCGGGCAGTTTGAATTTTTTGATCCATTCCAAAAGAGAAGCGGAATAACCCATTTTTTCGGCGGTTTCATAAAATCCCGTTTTTTGCTTCAAGTGTAAGGCCTTGGCCAGATCGATTTCTTTGGGGTCTTCCATGTGAAAGCTGATATTTTTTCCCTCAAAAACAACCTGGTCCTTGGTCACTTCAAAATACACATCTTCCATGGGGAGATTTCTTCCCATTTGGATGGGGAAATCTTTTATTGTTACAAACCCGTTGGTCGCTGTGAGCTTTTTGGCCTGAAAACGGAAAGTTTTTTCATCATCGACAAGCACATCGGTCAAACTTCCCGATTCCGTTTTATGGGCAAGAGGAAGGTAGGCTTGAAAATCTTCACCGGAAAGATTCGAGAATTTAAATCCAAATTTGTGATGATGAATTGAAAAATCGGATAATTCAAAATGATCCGCCGCCATTTCCAATGTGTGATCCGAGGCGCTATGCAAAAGAACACCCTGGGATTTCATTTTGAAAGCAGTGTCTATCTGTTTCCCTTCCCTGTTTTTCTGATGTAAATCGACATCAACCTTAAAAGCATCGGCACCGGCACGAAACTCGTTTGTATTGGTTTGAATAAAATACGGATTGTCTATGCGTATATTTGAAAAAATTCCGTTAAAGGTACTCAAGGAAAAACGGGTTTTGTCTATGAAAAGAGTTGTGTTTGCTCTAAGGCTTTTTCCCCGCATTTCAAGGGTTCCTTGTTTGAGGGTTACCCCTTCCAGATCGATTCCCTTGCCTGCTTTTACACCCATGCCCTCCTTTTTTACTCCCATCAGACGTGTTTTTGTGAAATGAATTTCGTCAAAATGATAGGTGTCCGGTTCGTTTTCTTTTTTCCAGGCGTGTATTTTTTGAGGGCCATCGTTTTGGGTGGCAAGGATGATAGGGGTGTTGGCAGAGCCAATGATCATTTTTTCTTTAATGTCCACATCGACATGAATGGCGGCTTTCTCCCAGTGAAAGCGCATTTCATTTTTTACTCTGAAGGAAGATTCTTCATTTTTTGGCGAGTCTTTCAAGCTGTTAATAAGTGCAATGATGATCTCTTTTGTTTTTTCAAAATCAACGGGAATGGTCAGTTTATTGCCGTCAAGTTTGATCCCTTTTTCTTTAAGAGTTTCGTCCGAAACCAAAAAGAGTTGGCGTAAAAAATCGACGGATTTATGACTCCACGAATCAAATTCGACAAGCAGGGTACCGTCCTTGCAATTGGGGCAAATGCCCTTGTTATTTCCTGTATAAGGGTCAATATCGGTACGTATAAGCTCCATGCCGCGTAATCGGAAATTTTCATCAAAAGGAATGGGAACAAAGGCCTGTGCTGAAATGCACGGATAAGGTTCTCCCGGTCTTGCCAGTTTCAGTTCCAGTTTCTGGATTTCTTCTTCCCCTTGTTTGTTGGCAAGAGTTGCCACCCTGAATAAAATATCGCCTTTTTCTTTCCATGTAAGACTTAAGTTTAAATGGTCACTTTGTGAAACGGTTATAGTGCCCGGATCATGGGGAAGTGTCATCCATGTGTTGGGGATGGCCCCAATGCCGTTGATGATGCCGGGAATGTAGTCGATTATTTTTTGAAAAGAAAAAGGCGCACTCTTTGCGTGGGTATTAACGGTTTGGGGTTTTTGTGTATAGGGGTAGAGAGGTTCCTCTTTTTTTCTTTCGGCAACTTGTACAGGAGGGAATGAGGCTTTCTGCGACTCGAGGCTGATATCCACATTGTTGGGAATGATGATGTCGCTGGGGCTTAGGATGGCTTGTTTCATGTGAATGCGGACAAGATATTCGGCATCCTTGTCGGTGTTTCCTTGAAGCACTCTGAGGTTTGTGGCTTCAAGCAAAGAGTTTGGTATTGTTTTACTTGAAAGCAAAATGTCGCCATCAAAAGTAATTTCTTGGGTTTCGGGGTTGTAGTAGAGGGTGGTAATTTTTAATTGGCCGTCATCAATGGGCACCGTTAAATGTAGTTTGTTAAAGGTGAGTTTTCCGCGGGCCTTTGTTTCCAAAAAATAAGGCTCCTTAGGGTTGGCACTGACAACGGTGAGTTCTTTTGAGTCGGGGTTGAGCGTGGCGACGGTTTGACCAATCTGAATATGGCTTAGCATGGTATTGGATAAAAACCGGGTGGTCAAAACTGTTTTCATGTCTGCCAAAAATTTTCCTATGTTTATGGATAATTTCTCGGAAGATTCTAGGGCATCTTGAGATGCATTTTCAGGCGGAAGAGATCCGATGATGATATTTTCTAATACTCCCCGGGGATTTTGTGACGAGGCTTGCAGGGAAAATCCACCTGTAAAGCCCGGAATAAGGAAATTGAAATCTTGTAAATCAAGCCGCCCGATTGATAATTGAGAGTTCTCCCCCAGTGTCAGATGCCCCGTGAGTTGTCGGGGATGACGGCTTGTTGGTAATTCGACTTGCATGCGAGGCAGGATCATTTCGTTTGTCTGCCATTCGGGGTCATAATACCACCGAAGATAGCTTTCGTTTATGGAGCACACATAGTCCAGATTAAGATCGGCATTTTCCAGATCATGGCTTGATACACCAAGGAAACATCCAAGTTTGGTTCCTGCATCCAAAATGGGTGAAACAAGACCGTGAAATTTACCGGTTACATTTATTTGGGAATCCAGTTTCCATTGGTTTCCATTTCCGGAAACGCTTCCTTCTAGATTGCTGGCAGTCAGATCACCAAACAGCGATTTGTTGTCGGCTTTTAGACTCAAAGGGGAGGCTTCATAGGTGATGTTTGTATTTTCAGGGGATGTATTAAAATTAAAATGGATCCACGGGGGGCATTCTTCAAAAATTTGATCGCAGGCATTGACATCAATAACATTGGGGCCTTCATTTTCTTTGCCGGGAACAATTATTTGGCCCTTGTCCACATAAAGTCGCCCTTCCCCTTCAAAATTTTTATTCGTCCAATCAAAAAGTGAAGAGTCCAGATCGAGCCGTACATTTTGGATGATTTGAGCCTGGTCACACCAATTCAAAAATACATGAGCCTTTTGGGCTTTAAGGGAAAGATGGTTGGTGCCACGCATTTCAAACTCGACTTCCTTGGCTTGAACTGAAATTCCCTTGGAAGGATCTTGAAAAAGAGGTTTGACCGGCCACATCCTGATTTTGAGAACCATTTGATCGGGTTGGAAAAGGGTTTGCTCCATTCTTTGACTTATTTCTTTTATCCCCGAAGCATCAGGATTTTCGGGGTTTTCTTTTTTGCTTTCGTTCAAGATTTTTAAAAGAGTGATGGGAGTTAAGTAGCTAATCCCTCCTAGTTTGCCTTTGATGATGTTGGTGAGATCGTATTGGTGGGGCCACCCATCCAGGACAGCATAGACATTGCCATAAATGAATTTGAAACCTGTCAACGTGAAAGAAAGACTGCCTATGTGAAAAGCCACATGGCCCCGAATGGCCATTTCACCCATTTCAATTTTACCTTGGCGTGATAATTCCAAAGGGCGTGCAACCATCAGGGAAGCCCTTGGCCCCACAACAAGGCTTGCATCTATTCCCAAAAACGAAGCAAGTTTAAAACGACCTTCTGGAAGGGGAAGATCTAATTGATCGACGCTTGCGCGGTCAAAACTTGTGAGTAAATATTCAGGTGTGGGAACTACTGATAAAGCATCTTGGTTATGACAAAAGGGATATTCTTTAAAAGAAGGGGCAATGGCATAACTATTATCCTGAATTTTTTTCCACCATTCGCCGACAAGCTCCGTCAATTCACCCTGGGCCAATTGAAAAGGAGAAAGGGGTGATTCTTTGGTCTTGATCCGGCCCGTATCTGCCGGCGTATGCCCATGGATTCTTTGCGGTCTGGATGGTGAAATAGCTGGAGGTGCCATTATGGCAAGGCTTATCGGCTTTTACTTTGAAAGGTTACCTGTTTTTTGTGCTTCTTCTTAGTTGTTTGAAATATGGGTTCCTAAAGAATTTTTGACCTTGAGAAATTCACCAGAAATAGGAAAGACGGCAGGATCAAATCCCATGTGTTTGGTGAAGGCTGTCAATCTTTTTTCGGAATAGGAAGATCCGGGCAAGTGTGCAGCTACCACAGAGGCCAGCATGGGGTTGATGGCCTTATAAGGGGCTGGGGTTGAAGCAGGGGTAGTAAGTGGGGATCCCGTTAATTCCAAAATTCTTAAACATTGTTGAGCGGAAAGATTTGGATTTACCCGCATCAAAAACAAGATAGCGCCTGAAACATGGGGTTGGGCTGAGGAGGTCCCGCCTTGTTCGATCCAGGCAAAAAACGGTACATTTTCATCGTACCCCAAGGGAGCCATGACGGGGTCCGCTAAAGCTGCAAGGCGTATAGGATTAGTCACATCAGCGCCTGTTGAATAATTGGAAACCCTGTCATCTTCCACATGAGGGGTATTTCGATTATCCACAGCACCCACGAGAATTATATGGGGAATAAATCCAAGGATATTAATGTGGTCTTTCTTGCCATCATTCCCTGCGGAAACAATGACGACAATTCCCTTTTCATGCAGTTTTTCAACAACTTTTTTCAACCTTTTGAAAATTTGTGAATGAAAGACATGGGATCTAAAAACTTGCGGGACTTCTAATCCAAGACTTAGGCCCACAACCTTTAAGGAAGGATTTCGGTCTGCTTCTTGGAGGATTTTTTCTAAACTTTCGGCCATTTTTATGGGAAAATCGGCGACTTCTTCACGAATGGAAACAATGGCAAGTTCGGCTTGGGTCATCCCATACGTTTCTCCTACAGCCAGAGAGGTGGTCAAGATCCCATGGCTTTTGGTTCCGGAGCTCCATGCTGGTTTTCCGAGAATGGTAATTTTGTTTTTGTCAGGATGTCCCTTTTCCACAAGATTGTAAAAACTGTCCACACTGGCGAAACTGAGTTCCTTTCCTGTTGGTTTGAGCTCGTCAGGAAGGGTAAGTAAAGGGGCGTAGGGATGTTGGGAGAGAAAATATTTGCGCACCCCATTAATATGTCCCCGCTGGATTAAAATTTCCGGGAGAGACTTGAGGGCCCTTTGAAATTTTACAGGAAGATCCACTGATTCATAAAAACCATAGAGCGGGGTGCCTCCCAGTTCGGTCCAAACCCAGGGCAAAAAAAAATCGGTTTGAACAGCATGGATTGTTTCAGGCGCCCAATGGGCTATTTCATTAAGCGCTGCCATGATTTCTTCATCGGTAGGGTCTGTAAGAAGGGTAAGCATCCTTAGGCTTAAGCTTAACTTCGCATAAATTTCTGGTGGTAACTTTATTTGAAGGAGTTCGGCCATTTTCTGGCTTCCCAAACGTTTGGCATATTTCCCAAACAAATCCATCCCGACGTTGCTTAAGACAGAGGAGAATGCATTTTCATGATTTAAACTTTGGATCGTAGTGCAGATGATTTCAATTTCAATGTCTCCAAGAGAAAAATTTTGCCATTTTCTGGTTAATTCAGGTTTTTTTTCATGGGAGATTAACAAAAGATAAGTTTCTTTCTTTACCTCGGGGGGAACTTTGTCAGCTTTAAGAATATGCTCGTAAATATTGTAAACATAAAATTCCGAGGCTTCGTCCCTGGTATTGTCATCTTTTTTGAAACTATCAATCCATAAGGAGTGATGACCAACGAAATCAGGAACTAAAGAGTTTTGAGCGGTAAGGAATCGGTTCATGGAATTCCAGAAATCCGGTTTTCTATGCAAGGCTGTGACATGGGTTTTAAAAAAATCCCACATTTTTTGTGCTTCAGCGGGATTCATTTTTGAATAATCAACTCCATTGAGGGAAACCATTTTTTCCGGATCTTGATTGAAAAAGTTTTCATCGAAAACAGGAGAAGGTGATGCGGAATTTTCTTGGGCGGCCTGGGATAGGTTCAATAAAAACCCGATTTGTGAAAATAAACGCGTGTGACTCCAGTCAAAATCCGGTCGATGAACAAAAGCAGACAATGGTTTGAAAAACTCGGATACTTTTTCCCTTTGATGGGGAGCCACATCCACCCAGGCATTGGCCAAACTCGCAAGAATTGAAATGGTCGATTTTTCTTCCTCCGTTAAAAAAGGACGCTCCTT includes the following:
- a CDS encoding methylenetetrahydrofolate reductase [NAD(P)H], whose amino-acid sequence is MNFTDFYKPGTCRYSFEVFPVKTEEGVKNLLQVLGELKDFDPAYVSVTYGALGSTRDLTRDLALRIHRGTKIPTAFHFTCVGSGRQEIKNYVEKLKKEGLNLVVALRGDPPKGGAFIPPTDGFRYANELVTYLKSINGFSMAVAGYPEGHPEAGSKEADLVNLKRKVEAGADAVITQMFFDNRDYFDFVERAHKVGISVPIIPGIMPILNLKQIEKITGLCGAKIPSQLHQRLVQCGEDVEATRNVGIEHALKQCHELKKSGVPGIHFYTLNKSLSVAGIIENL